A segment of the Arachis hypogaea cultivar Tifrunner chromosome 5, arahy.Tifrunner.gnm2.J5K5, whole genome shotgun sequence genome:
TAGCTGTGTGCCTTATTACACGAACATCCTTGCTGCATCTCATTCTcttatcatattatttttaacttgCTGTATATTATACACACCAGTATATATTGTCTGACTTGCTATCACATATATACATCGAGACAAACAATGTTCTGACATACCCATTATAATTTACGTGTGGTCATTTCAAGTTCAAAAATCTGAGTCTTTATCATATATTACGTGAGTCTTTATCATATtataatatatgatatatatgatatatgatatgatatgatatgatatatgaTATGATAATATATGATGTTATATGATGATAAaatctatatatttattttttccttttttaaataTCCGGTATACTTTATATAATGGATATAATAAAGTGGAATTAGAATTAGATTAGAtactatattatataatattataggtAATAGGAAAtttattacatatattatatgaTTACGATTATATGGTATGATATGatagtcataataataataataatataataataataaaaacattaGGCTTCTGAAGAGTTAGTAGGTAATTAGGCTTTTCAAGCTTCTAATTAAAAGTTCCATTTATGCCGGTGTGTGCAATGAGAATTaagtaaaaagaataataaaaataacaagtTATCAGTGCTTTAAGATACAGcgtcattaattaataatattagttACTATTCATTTACATAAAGCATGGCCATGTAACTTTTCATTGTAGCATCAGCATCGGTACAATTCATCATGATATATATAGCATCGAACCATATCTCAAAAGAAGCAATAAGTAGCTACATATACAACATAATAGAGATCAGAGATCACTTCTAAAATATGACTCGAGAGGGCTTTGTTTCTGGATTAAGGGCCTTTCAATAAGGTTTTCTTCTTCGGTCTTCCTTCTTCAGGTAATTATTAACATTGATGACAACATAACTTTTTTTTTCGGGCATTTCTTATATTCTTTTGAGTAAATTTATATTCATtggttttttttaattcataaactCGTCTTTTATTGTGGTGACAACCAATCAATTATGCAAATTTAATTTGTTGACCATGCCATATGTTGAGTTTCAGGCAAGATGGATAGCCTTAACTCTTACTATCAAGGAAGATACTTTTATATGGAGGTCAACCCCGATTTAGTATGTAGCTAACTCACTGAATATACAAAATATTCATTTTATGTATCAACCTTAATTTGATTAGCGTTATATTATATCATACATTTAATGCTTGATACCTTCTATTTTGAAGGAGATGGGTGAAATTCCTTCGACATTCTATAGGAGATTTAAAGATGCACTACCAAAGTTGATGACATTTTATGATTCTGTTGGCAACGAAGTTGATGTGGTCATTGAGAAGTGCCATCGAACTGCTATAATTATTATCGGCTACAATAACCTTGCTGCGATTTATGGCCTCAAAGATGGAGGTTGGTTGAGTGTCTGTTACGTTGGCCGAGACAGATTTCTCATTGTTGAAGTCAAGGACCACAACATGCGGACCAAAGAGCTGTGCTACCCACCGTTAAAGCTGGGTGTGGACATCAAACCATCAATACCTCTTCCAGGAATCATAGAACTATCTGAAGATGAGTCTAATGCAACCCCACCGCTTGAAACTACTGAACCTGTCCAAGTTTCACAAATAGTGTATCAACAACCTGATGAAGCTGTGAATAATTCCAACTGGGATGATGCCACTGACGAACTCCAACATCTCCCAGAATCTGTGTTCAATCTGTTGACCTGCATTGACCCTCCCACATTTTATGGTCTTGAACCTTACTTTAATCAGCTGGAACCCAGTGTCAATAATGAGGATCAACACGACCAACTGGATCCAATAATTTCACTTTCTCCATTCCGGGCGTCTCTTTTTTTAGATGTCCcacagacaaaaaaaaaaaaaaaactctgttGTGGCCGAGGAAACAGGTGATAATTGTAACATTAGTACTGAGGTTGTTTCAACTGAGAATGCAGGGTTTCCAAATGGTCAGAGCCCTCCACCCCCGAGTCCTAACATTGGGCTTTCCCCACCGCATTCTCCAATCATGCAAGACTTTTATTCGGTTGTGAGGGTGATATCTGAGTACCAGTCAAAACACTATTCTATGGTATGTCTCTGCAATTCATAAATATTATCATTCTTCATATTGAATGAAGTTAATTTCCTTGCATCTAAGTATCTAATAGCCCACCATTTTATGCCACTTTCATTTGGTAGCTACTTCCGTCTGCTTTCTCTTCGCTTGCGTTTCCTTCGAGGCCTGATTTCGTTCGCGTTAGAGAGTTACACAAGCCACCCATCATCATGAAGCTTCGATGGAGGAGCCTCAGGTCATCAGAAGCCTTTCTTACCAGGGGTTGGAGAAAATTTTTAGTCGACCATGGCCTAAAATGTGGAAGTGTAGTTCGTTTCTGCGTCCCTATTAATGATGAAACTACTATAATTGTTTCTATATTAcgtatctaagatgtttatttggTAATGGTTTTTATTTTAGCAATGCCTCTAGAGTATGATGCAGTATTGGAGTGTCTCAACCATGTGTAATATGGTATTAATGTCATTAGTTGTACTAAGTTCCATCTATCTGTAACTTAAATGAATTAGAATGTTTCTGGTTCGACTTATCATTAGTTTATGTTTGAAGCCAATTGAGACACGGGCCGATCTACaacaattattatattaatatattataatcgAGAACTGGACTGGGCCGCTTTGAAAGCAACGCCATCGTTTTATGTTTGTATAAGAAAAAACCAAAAAGCAATCACATTCGTTAGTCCCATGTTCCCCTAGCCCCTTTCTCTTTTTCCCTTCCGAATGGAATCAAAGCCCTAGATAGCCTTCATGACCACCACCGCCGTTTTGGTGCCCATCGTATGTGCGTTTAACCCCATTCAGTTTTATGCTTTCCCCGTATTTCTCCGTTACACAGGTGCTCAATTTTCCTTGGTTTTTTTATACTCTGTTCACAAATTCTTCAATGAGTATCGCATGTTTTGTGTTCTTATTGAATTTTCTTttggttattatttattaattgatGGTAGGCAAATTTGGATTGTGAATGCTCTGCTATATTTTCTGTACTATTTTTGTCATtgttgatttattattattattattattattattattattattattattattattattattatggaagTAGTGATGCGGTTCGATCACCGCCAACACTGCTATTATGTTATGtagattaaattattaaattattaatttattatattcatGTACATGTAAATGTACATAGATGTAGAGGTATGTAGctactattactatattattaacgGATAACTActaaagataataataattaatatttcaattattatattatatattatatattatagatttaattattttgttggtctatataattttgtaaaattttttattaggtctttatacttttttctttttaattatatttttataccaattttttttccaTCTAAGTCTGTCTTGGTAGTCATTGGCTTAAATTTATAGTGATTCAACTTAAAATAAATTGGTGagggacataaataaaaaaaattgttgacacccaattaaaaaaaattggtacaaagactcaattaaaagaaaacaaaagtacAGAAAGCTAACATAAAAATTTTCCGAAATTGTAaagaccaatagaataattaaacctatattaTATTATACGATATTACTATGTGTATAATTACAATATAAATACTTGACTGTAACTACTGATATTGTATAGATTTAGATTAGCTTAGCGCAATTATATATAATGTacaatattacaaaaaaaaatacagttataataataattaaaattctaaTAATTATGTCTATAATTACAAATGAGTTAATTTACTGCAACAACAGAGATTATGTAGCTTTAGATATTAGATATAGATATAGATTTAGATTTACATTAGATTAGTTATATATACTGTAtatacaatatatacaatataCATGCTATGTATTTAgtatatttgtttatttgtttatttgtttatagAAATGATGATCAGCTATATATCTTACTGCAACTATTGATTTTatgttcataattttttaaattaatagttaCTAACACTTTTTATAATTACCTCAACTCTGAACCATGTCATGTCTCCAATATGTTTTGGGCTATCAGATTGGTGTTCTGAAAATGTAATTGAGGAGATTGTACTGTTGTTCATGGCCTCATGTACTGTGGTGAATGTAGTTACTTTCTACAAGATTGCTACTTTGCGTGTACATGGCCAATGACCATGTCACTAGCATGTATAACATCAGGCACCTCCCACCACCACCATGGGCTACGTGTTACTATAAATTCATCACCCATATGAATACTCCAGCATCGCTCCAGTGAGACTTCAAGTAAAAACTCTTTACAGCTCCACATATATTGGTTACAAATGGCAAGCACGTACAACAACCTCAAGGATATTGAGGCATCTTCAGACCACTTAGTATTGAGGATTAAAGTGAGAGTCGTGAAAATATGGTCATTGTCTCCTGCTGAGCAAAAATACGTGAAGCCAACTTTAGAGTTGGTGGTCATGGATCACGTGGTGAGCTAACAACTACAACCTAGCACTTGATTTAACAAACTTTACTGATCACTTTGTTAGGCATATCATTTTTTTTCATGTACGAGTTTGATACCAATTTAATACCAAGCTTTGTTTTCAGGGCGATCGAATCCAGTGCACTATTAGGAATGCTCAGAGGAGGCTCTTTGAAGATGAGTTATCGGAGGGAAAAATCTATATCGTTTGTAACTTCTCAACTTCCTTGAATGACCAGAAATACAAGGCCACTAACCATGCATGTAGGATATACTTCAAGAGGGATACTCAACTTCAGATGGTCCATGATCCATCCTTTCCGGAGAATGTGTTTCGTTTTGTTCCTAACGATCTAATACTGAACCACACAAATGCTCAGTCGCATCTTATAGGTATGACGAAAATCATTCCCAGCCTTCCAATTAGCttaatcaaacataaaacatatATTCATTAATGTCTATTAATTAGTGATTAGCCGTTATATATTATTCTGTTTCAGATGTTATTGGTCTACTTACTGGCAAGGGTGACATAATTGAATTTACTAAGAATGGCAAGAAGTGCAGCTACATTGTTCTCGAGCTTGATGACATGCAGTTAGTGTTATATATTTTCTTAGTAAAATTGTTACTCACATCATTACCCACGCACTAAGTGCATCTCACGTGAGAGTTGTTTTATTCATGTGTGTTTTACGTTTCTTCCCGTCGGACTTTTATAACAGGGGAAAAGGCAAGATTAGGTGTACACTTTGGGAGGATTTTGCAACTATGTTGGTCAAGCACATTGAAGAGCAGCCAACATCAGAGTACATCATCATTGTACAGTTCGCTAAGTTCAACCTCTTTAAAGGTTTGCAATTATATGGCTCTTATTAATGTACCACATTTGCACTTCATGTAATTGCTTTCGAAACTAGACAATGAGCATGCTTTGATTCCGTCATTGTGTAGTTATTTCTATATACCTTAATTGACACAGGTGCAATGGGCATATCAAATACCAATCATAATTCAATTCTCTACATCAATGCGGACTTCCAAGAGGTTAAGGATTTTCGCAAGAGGTAATAAATCTAACCGTGTCGTCTGTATCAAATTGACACTCATACACTAGAACAGATTAATAAAATTCATGTACAATGTCAAAAATTTAAGCGTCGTCCTGGCGGGGGTTCCACGTGCAAACCAACTATCCCAAATTGCTGTGGAGCCAGCGTACTCTATGGAGGATGATCTCATCAATGTCTCCATTTACAAACCCATTTCTGAACTCAAGGCATCCATTGAGGTCTGTGATCAAGTTTTATTGACTAAGCAACGTAATCTCTTTGCTTCAAATTATAATCTACTATTTGCTTCTTCAATttgttaaaactaaaatttattataacGAGAAGTATATCTAAAATGGATGAGGTCTCcacttatttaaaataaaatattaattcacAAACTTTCATAATAAAgacttcattaattaattattttgtcattACTGTTTCGACTCAAAATAATATCTACCTGCATCGTATAATTTCATGATTTAAGTTTATGTGATAAGAGTAAAAGTTTCACTGAAAAACTCGCCTGAGAAAGAAGAACTAAACCACAATGCCGTAACAAATTTCTCCTGATAAACTACTACGCTATTTATTTTGCGAATCCAACTATGCGATGAGTTTGAATGTTGTTTATTCTTAAGAATGGTAGCTTCGTGACAATTGGAACTGTAATTGCAATTGACCCCAAGAACGGTTGGTGGTATAAAAGTTGTAAACATTGCTTTCATTCACTAAAGGAGGCTGAGGATTCCTACTATTGTGCCAAGTGTGCCACCTATCCAACGACTCACACACCCAGGTATACAAGTCAACCCTATGTTCAAGCTCTTATTCAGCAACTTCATGCAGTATCCATGTATCTTTGGTAACGCCTTATCCTTTGTAGGTATAGCATTAATATAAAGGTTGCTGATGATACCGATACGGCTTCATTCCTTCTTTATGACAAGGAAGCGGCCAAATATCTTGGAATCTCTGCCTCTGACCTCAGGCTTGCACAACTAACTAGGGTAATGTTTAAAATATGCATACAGAGTTATGTATATGTAAAGACATGCTATTCCTTTTACAAATATTGTTACACAATTATTTAATTAACCTATAAACCAAAATCAGGGTGGAGTAAATGAGGAATACCCAATAGAGCTGAATTCCTTTAGGGGTAAGAAATTCCTATTCAAGGTTTCTGTCAAGATGGAAGATCTAAATTCTTTTCAGCCTTGCAAGGTCATTGTGATGAAGATGACTGATGAGATATCGCTTATAACAAAATTTTTAGGAAAGCATGATATATACCAGGTGACTTATTTGATGACTTATTTGATTATGGTAAACCTTTGTGATATTCCTATTTATACGTCTGACTTGGTGCAGCAAAACCTTGCACTGGAACACTCAGAACTGTTGAACATGCAAACTGCTTCCACCGACACGCCAAAGGTAACTATCAAACGGTGAAAATCGTTAAGTTGAGCATTAAGTAGTGATATTTAGTTAAAAATGCAGGGCACGGGTTCTCCTTCTGTTGAGGCGTTGGTGGAAAACTCTAAGGATGCTTTCTCAACCCCCAAGAGAAACATTATTAGTGGTGGATGCTCTAAGCAACTCATTGATCTTTATCCAGACTCTGCTAATGGATCATCATCGAAGTGTAGAAAGCTCGAAGATGGCATTCTCGGAGTTGATAGAGTCTACCAAGATTAGTCTGGATAGATTCTCAAGCAAAATATATGTTGGACGAATGATCAAGCTCAAGTACCATACTATATTTCTCAGTATCAATGTTGCGTATAATCATGGTTTCGTGTTGTGTCCTTTAGTGAAgtgatgatgttattttttttttcctataGCTATGTCATCCAATAACGCATGGTCTAATGCTAGCAAACCATGCGAGTCATTGTGTGCATGTAATGCTTATTATGTATGTCGAGCAAAAGCAATATCTATGATATGCGCTTGCTTCTTATGTTTGGTTCCTTTAATCCAATCGTAGTGTGTTTGTTTAATAATTGCATCCTACTATCTAAATTGAAATTAGTATCTAACTTAATACTTATGATAGATAATTTGGATAATGATTCACTGCCTGGAAGATGTGCCCAAGCATTTTCTAATCATTTTCAGATCCATTAATAAAGGTTaccttttttatcattttataatATACATTCCTTATGCGGTTGTCTTTAGAATTGTATAGTTTATCCCTTTATACCAATTAGTGTAACAGTGATTATAGCATCTATATGAGACAAACTTTATGCGTGTCAACAAATGAACTAGCACTCTAGACGGGAGACCTAAGGACAGGATATGAGCTCTTATATACCCATATATacattttttcattttcaaatttttaatttctaaatcaatatAAAAGCTATCATTTATTGTTTACTAAGATTACacatatttacttttcttactactGGCTTCAGGGCATGATGTGTGGCACCTcctttatttgatttatttgattatttgatttttttgaaatcatTACTTCCCTATATCCCTATTGAATATTTCTTCCCCATCAGAGCACAGCTGTCCTTTGTGCATGATCTCTCCTTCCTATGAGCGGTACTTTATGTACATCTGTTCACACTATTCCAATATAAAATATGTAAACTGGCTTCATGTACCTGTCTTCTTCTTTGGAAAGTTAATATATATTTACAACTATCCTATTCAAACATCAAACCTGCATTTTTTTTAGCCTGGACAGACATTGCTGGTTACTTTGTAAGGGCTAATAGAATAGTCATAAGCTATCACAACACTTCCATACATATTTCTACCTCCACTATTACAAACCATGGAGGAGAGTAGGCTCATTCCTGTGGACTTTGATGAGGATCGTATATTTTATCTTCATGTTGATCCCCAAGCTGTAAGTCTTATTTATTCACCCCTTGAGCCATAAATGGTTTCcaaaatattcatatatattttcTCTTCGTTTTTTGAAAAACAAGATACTTATGATTATGTTAATCTATATTTTCAGGTTACACATGAGTTACCCTCCCTATTTTATAGGAAGTATAGGAACTTCTTCGAGATAGGATGATTGTAATAGACATGAATGACAATCAAATTGAGCTATCATTGAGCAGAGGGTTTTCTACTGGCTACATACTCCATGGATTTCATAATTTGGTCACATGTTATGGACTCAGCCATGGTGGCTGGATGAAGTTACTGTACGTTGGGGAGGACATATTTGTTGTTATGAAGGTGAAGGACAGCTTCATGATGCAGAGAGATTTCTCATATCCAACTTCTAATGTTTTGCACAAAAATAAACCACCAGCCAATCCCCTTTCTGCCCAACAAATGCCACGAGTTTCGACTCCTTCAGATTTGGTTCGTTCGAACTATGCAGATATGCCAGTTCTAGAAGTTAATTTGCAAAATAGCTTTGTACAACAAACTCTACATAATCCCATTGCCACAATACCTTCCCCTACTTCTAACGGGAACACCTCCGAGGTGAGAACTGCCTATAAGAAAGATCTTCAGCTCACAGGCTTCCAGGGACAGGATGGTTTCCTTAGTGCTTCTCCGCTGTCTAAGACTTTTCTTCACAAAGACCTGGACCGCTCCGCTGCGAGCGCGTCACATACCATGCCTAACAAATGCAACAAATTTGGCCAGGATCCAGCCCAAGTTTCCCCACAGGCATCCCCATACTGCAACGGTACCATCAATCATGTTTGTTCCATTACTAAAGTCCAAACTCACGTCCCCAAAAAAGCCGAACCGAACCAGTCCACTACACCGTTAACCACTGCTGGCCCCGACtcaaacattcaaggacctcaTGTCTATCGTTTCCTCAAGCTTCTCACTTCCAACCAAGTTAACAACAGTTCCGTGGTAATCATCCTAAACTTTTTTACTTTCGTGCATTGCTATACCTCATCCAACAATTTCTAACaagttgtttaattttttttaatttccgtGGTCCTCAATTGCAAGATCATTCCCCTTAGATTTGCTGAGAGTGCATTTCCTAGCAGACACAACCATGTCAAGGTGATTATGGACAATGGCTCTTGCTACCGCATGGGGTTGAGGTGGAGCAAAAAAAAGAAAGCTGGGTTGTATCTTACGCGTGGTTGGAAGCTATTTGCTAAATACAATGGATTGAAATCCGGTACTGTTTTGCAGTTTTCCATTTTTACAAATGACGAGACGACGATGCATGTAAAGATCCTTAAGATGTGAAAAATGGTAAGATGTGAAAAATGGTAACATTAGTTTGGGTTTCAGCCAGTGAGTAGTCATCTATTTCAGTTAGCTTTAATTTTGTCATTTATATTTAATTCCAAGGCCAGTGTTATAGCCAACCTGTGATTTCAGTACTTTGTTTCATTAGAATGCAAGTTTTTTTTGGTTCATGTTCTTGGTTGTGCACACGTGTTTAATTCCATCTAATCTAATATCTAAGTCATGTTGAACTTTATTTACTTCATTGTTCCAACATAAATGTCGGCTTTTCCTTAAAGGCTAACTAATTCAATGTTGCTGATCTATGGAATGAATGTTTTGCTGCATAAATAACAACTTTGTATACCAAAAATATCAATCTGGCTCAATCTGTGACAATTCACACCTACTATggaacaaatatgcaaatgagtCCACAGTGTTTCGCCCTATAAACAGTCTAAATTTTATATCTGCTTCCATATTCGAAGACTGCAACTTAACGTTGTTATGCTTATCATGTGGATGAGAAATAAAAACAGGATCCTTTGTTTGATTCTCCTTATAATAATAACAGTGAATCATTACAACGAATCAACGGCTTAAGTTCTTTTAATTAAATGCTGTGGTCACAATTGCATAAGGAATTATCACATGCCCTTGCAAGGAGTGTTACTTTTCAATATATAATTCCAAAAGTTAATAACTTATAGCCCAAGAGGAAATCCATTCATATGCAGGGTAGTTAACCAATGattcatatatattaaaatacacttCTCTACATACACCGTGTGGGTCCTCCCAATTACTATATGAGATCAAACCCATTGAAAAAATTTGAACCCAAAAGTATAGTACATAATAGATAATCTGCTTAAAATAATTGTGTGGCAAAATGTTAATTAATAATGGCATTGTAGTCTATGAACCTAATCGTAACACAAGATTGATTAAGTGGCTTCGTGGGGCTCTACTCAATCCCATCATAGTTATTCTGATACAATGTATTTACTCAAACCATGAAACCAATGAGAGTATGCAAGCCTTTACTCTATCATAatccattatttttattataattcagAACCCGCCGCTTGATACCTCTTAGCAGGTTGTCAACCAGTTGTCACGATTTGTCTTCGACTACACCCATCACCTGCTCTAACATCAGTTTCGTAACCACAGTAACACACTTCATTTACAAAATCAATCCTTTATAAGATCATGTTCAGACGCAGCTTGAACACTCAACCGCAAAATTAGGATTGAGTCATTACCAAGGCCTTAGGGATGGTCATTCTGGCACAAATTCCAAGTTGACTTTTATAGAGTTGCCCATACTTCACAGTTTGAGTAGTGACAACTTATCAACAGAGTAGACTAATGATGATATCTAAAACTATCTATCCCTATTTTGGCCACATGTCCCTATAATGAGTTTTTAAACAACCTAAATTCCCTTATTACTTATTACTTAATTACTTAATTAGCATATAAAATAAGTAGATAGAACTTATCCAGATTACCTAAGTTGAAATATCTCTCATCATCTGTAAATCACTTATAAAAAGTATAATAACTACATACATGGCTAAGGATAACTAAATATATATTGCACTCAATACACCTTTTTCTCATTCCTGTTGCATTCTATATTACGGTGGGGTCTCTCTATTAATTCATAGAGATGCTATTCAGTATGAAGCAAAGTATTTTTTACTCCTTCTATATACTACTTTAACTCTCCCAAAACACATGTATGAAAGTACCTCATTTACTTCTCTAGGTTCGATTCATTACTGAAGAAAGTTCTTTTTAGTTCTTACAATGAGCAACGATCACAAAGCCTCTAACATTGATGAAGAATGTCGTGTCTTTTACCTCACAGTTGATCCTTTTGCGGTATGAAATGCATctattattgttgaaatttttttatgtctCCAATGcatctattattttttaaaacttgcCTGAGACTTAGCTGCTGACACTAATGCCATACATCGTGCCattcttttccattttttattaatcaatctGCATCTATGTTCATTTGCTATAGAAAATGCATTCTATCCCTAGCCTATTCTATAGAAAATACAACCATTTCTTGGAAGACAAGATGCGAGTTGTAGACACCAATCGGAACCAAATTATCCTCAGGATAGCTAAGGGATACAACACTGCCTATATTATGGAAGGCTTACACTTCTTGGTCCAACTTTATGGCCTCAAACAAGGGGGAACCATCAAGCTCCGCTACCTTTTCAGGGACATCTTTTATGTCATTAAGGTTAGGGATGATAAGATGGCAAGCCTCCCAATTCTGTACCACTATATGAAGGGTCGTTTAGATGACAATTTCTCACATAAGGGCAAACAGGTTATTCAAACTGACCCTTTATTTGATGAGGTTGAGCGATTCCACTATGGATCGTACAAagtaaacaagaagaagaagaagaactctgCTAAAGTCACCAGCAGGCAGACGAACAAGAAGGACCGTTACCGTGAGCATGCAGTGCCTGTTAAAGGAAAAACTTTCTTTAAAAGGACAAGCAATACTAAAGCTCGTGATGTTGCTTTAGAGATTCCAAAACACAAGCTCATTGCAAAGCATTTAGATATTGATCTGAATGTTGTCCCACCCGTTGATGAAGAGGACGTCAATATGCAGGAACCAAGTATGGGAAATAACAACCATCTCGATCACCACATTGACAAACCCACTGATCTGAGCAGAGCTCTCACTACCGTGCCCGCTCAATTTCATGAATTCATGCCATCTGATCCAGTTGGACAGTTAGTGGATTGCCATGGATGTCCTTTTGATTTTCCTGGCTTCAATGCTGGACCATTCAGCTTATACTTTCCAAACAACTTCAGCATCAACGCACCTTATTATTCTTTTGTACGCGAGTTAACCAAACACGACATACAGTGCTCCTACTTGGTAATTACATTCTACGcagattaaatatataaattcactcAAGTTCTAGATGATTATATTATTTGACATAGCTATGCTAACATTTGGCTTTTTGTTTGTTCAGAATGTTCCTACTAATTTTGCAATGCATGCCTTTCCATCTAGATTTTATCATGTTTGTTTACTCCAGCACGGCGGGTTTCAATACCACATGGGACTCCGCTGGAAGATGACACCTGTGTTCATCCAAGTGGATCTTAATACAGGGTGGAGAGGTTTCGTAAGGAATAACTTATTAAGGATTGGCAGTGTTCTGAGATTCATTGCATGTCCCTTGAATGAATCTTTCATGTATGTTGAAATCTGGAAATGTTGATGCAGTAGGTACCACATTAGTTTTGGTTAGTTATTACCCCTTTTGGTCTTATACCTATATCACCTATGATTTCCTTTTGGGTTGAGTCACTCTTTGAACCATTATTGATAGATGTTCTCATATAGTTGGACCGGCACAATATCAACAGTCAACAATTAGGTGAAATGAGAACTATGAAGTGGTTCATGTAGTTACTTTTCATGATCATGTTCTGACTCCATGTGATGTAGTTATTATGTATGAAGTTTATGTGCCTTTCAATGTAAAGGAACAAGCAATATTTTTAGATTGAAAACGCTAATTGCATCAATCGTTTCTATTTCTAATATTTGTTCTTTGTATTTACTTCTCTTGATGATGCATTACATCATTTATCATGATACAATAAAGACAAGCACATGCATTGCATATGATGCATATAATATAAATTCAATAGATGACACTACATGTGCTAAGTGCACATTAACTCATAACAAGATCATAGCAT
Coding sequences within it:
- the LOC112802010 gene encoding replication protein A 70 kDa DNA-binding subunit B isoform X1 → MASTYNNLKDIEASSDHLVLRIKVRVVKIWSLSPAEQKYVKPTLELVVMDHVGDRIQCTIRNAQRRLFEDELSEGKIYIVCNFSTSLNDQKYKATNHACRIYFKRDTQLQMVHDPSFPENVFRFVPNDLILNHTNAQSHLIDVIGLLTGKGDIIEFTKNGKKCSYIVLELDDMQGKGKIRCTLWEDFATMLVKHIEEQPTSEYIIIVQFAKFNLFKGAMGISNTNHNSILYINADFQEVKDFRKSVVLAGVPRANQLSQIAVEPAYSMEDDLINVSIYKPISELKASIENGSFVTIGTVIAIDPKNGWWYKSCKHCFHSLKEAEDSYYCAKCATYPTTHTPRYSINIKVADDTDTASFLLYDKEAAKYLGISASDLRLAQLTRGGVNEEYPIELNSFRGKKFLFKVSVKMEDLNSFQPCKVIVMKMTDEISLITKFLGKHDIYQQNLALEHSELLNMQTASTDTPKLKMQGTGSPSVEALVENSKDAFSTPKRNIISGGCSKQLIDLYPDSANGSSSKCRKLEDGILGVDRVYQD